GTCATTTTGTACTACTCATTGGCCTGTGCTTTACTTTTAATTTCATAGACATTTTTCAAAGTTCTTTTCCTGTTATGAAATGTCAAAAGTTCTTCTGTGAAAAAAGGCCCATTGACACTTGGTGCCAAAAATAttgcaaacacattttacatgaggatctgaaactgaaacagTTAAATGGTGCCCGTAGATTAAAGCAGTGTGTTGTATACAcaagacaaatgtttttaacACTCTATATTCTAACTTCAACGTGACATCTCACATAAAGGGCTCGTTGTTGTTGCTCATGCTATCCTAAATCTAGAATGCTTAAAAGGTATATTATTGTCTTACTGTTTGTAATCAGTATGACCAGTGACAGTGGAAGTTAAAGCCAACCCTAGATTCACTTTCATGTTGGAACAAGCTTTGTGTGCTTGGCATTTTGCCTCACTATAGCTGCGTTTTTCTGGCGCTGTCAACAATTTTCGTAGCCACCCCCAGGACAGACTGcatatggtctggcacctggtcgctaccttttaagaagccctgacctcacctgtgccCTGGAACACCCTGAACGCAgcaaaataagaataagaaaatacaggcagagggcagagtctctgcagatagaTACACCGCCACACTTCCAGTGGGTCgaaagtgatgattgagagggatacttttgtatgagtctaaaCAACGTGTACATATTGTATACTCTGATTTTTCTGATTGTTTTACTGCAACACGATACCTAATTATTATATTGCCTTGTACCTATCATGAGCTGACTTTTTTCTCACATGATGACTGTTCAGTTGCTTTACCATGCCCCAGTCTCTGTTTTAAGTGACCACAAATCTCTTCAGAGCAGATGTTTTGACAAGCACAGGTCTACTAAATAACATGTACTGACATCTCTGATCCATTAATGTGCCTGTCAGCCATGCCAGTGAGACTGTGCGCACAAAAAAGGAACCCTGGAACTGCCCCTTGTATAGGAATGCAgccattattaatgtttgtagttACACCTGTTGTGTTCAACAAGTCCAAATGTTCGCTATGAGTAATGTCTATTGGCAATAAGACTCAATTAGCGCTTTGTTACAGGCAGATGCACCAAAAAGGTCATCCGGTTCAGCCAGGACGCTAACAAACAAAGATTCTTCTACAATGCAAGTCACACTTGGTTGAACAAACTGCCAACAAAGCTAACAGTTCATTTCAGGGGACACTTTGTCCAAGTCCCCTTCATCCGCACTGGAAGATAATGAGAGGGTGGCCTGCTGCCGTGTTATTCACTCATTTGGCCTGGAGCCTGTGTTGTTGGACCCAGTGAAGAGCAGCTAAATTGTCACTGTGCTGAGTAGGGCTGAGACGAGCTGAGGCGTCCTCCATCTCTTCAACTAATTCTCAAAGACGCGTAATTACTATTTAAAGCCTCAAGAGAGTTGGGAACTGCCTGAgtgagggagaggggaggacaATGTTGTTTCATCACCGCACAGAAATGAGAGAAACAGCAGCTTTCATCACCATGGTTGCCAGTGGGTAGAAATTTGGCAGCCGCAGTTGACTCTCCAGTGGAAAGCAATCGAGCTTACTCAAGTTCTCCATCCATGGTATTCTCATTACCATAAATTGCTCCTGAGTAATCAGCCGTGTCTTTTAAGCGTATGGGATTAGCTGTTAATGTGTAGACAGCAGGACACCCGTGCATTATATGGATCCATCTGAGACAGGTTTTAGATTTCAGCAACAGAGAAGTCAATTAGATTAGCCTGGATTTAGCAGGCAGAGCGCAATGGATGATCCCTGACTAGTCAACACTTAGTTACCGTGAGGTGGCGAAAGAGGATTTCTCAGTGACCCACCTGCCAGATGATCATGAACAGATAGACGCCCGTCACTCGCTGCAGGGAAGACTTTGGGTCGAGCCAGCGCACGTAGGTCCAGCTTGCTGGGGTGAACTGCAGCACGGCTCGTTTGATCTTCCCTGTGGTGGTGTGGATGTCCCTGGATGGGAAGCACGGGAGAGGGattacaaagacatgcagatagACTCACAAAAAGTATTATGTTTGTACAGTGGACAAAGCTGGATGAAAGCAACGCCATCACCTGAATCATTCATGTCCACTCTGCCTTAATGAACTTCTATATCATATTTCAAAACAGCCATTTAAACATCTTAAGATGCTATCTCAAATGCCTTGCTTGATGTATTAGCTAATCTTTATTGATCTAAGCTTACATGTCTTAACATGACTTTTTCTGATGCCCTGTGATTTTCTTaagtaaaagacaaaaatgtcacttttataatCAAGGTGATTAAATACAGCTATCTTTCATTGGGctcacaattttaaaaaaaaatcttgaatttacataataaatcataaaaaaataaagaactgCATGCAAATAATTTAGTTTATGATATCGTACTTTAAGGATATACATTTCAGTTTAAGTAATTTAAGAAGGTTGCTTATGTTTTACTGCCAACATATTACATGTATTCTTACTTAGCCAGGGATGATACCATGAAATGAACCTGCCAGGCTTACCATGTAAACCCCACTTCCCATATCATAACCTacaatttaaagggacagttcaccccaaaatagaaaaataacatacttttcctcttacctgtagtaaTTTTTAATCAGgcgagattgttttggtgtgagttgccgggTGTTGGAGATGGcaactgtagagatgtctgccttctcttgaatataatggaacaagatggcactcggcttgtggtgctcaaagcaaaaaatttaaaaattaaaaaaaaaataaaaattgaaaacTCAACGACAATgcctctttgcagaaatcatgacccggttactcaagataatccacagaccttgtcgtgagcagtttcatgtaggaactactttttTTCTGCATAACTACACACCTCAACCGTATtacagtgcagaaggaagtgtacatctattgctagctcacctagcaccactgagttggctaatgttacagctcagccgaggagaaTGCCATTAATGTACAGGCCTCTCATCCATGGGTAGATATACACTTCTTCTGCACGGTGAAACAGTTAGTGAGCACAGTtaggtggaaagaaaatagttccaacatgaaactgctcacaacaaggtctgtggattatcttgagtaaccgggtcatgatttctgagacattgctgttgagtttttcaaatttattttttggcactttgagcaccacaagctgagcgccatctagtcccattatattggagagaaggcagacatctctacagccgatatctccaacactcaactcAACTCACACCTCAACAATCTAGATTTATAAATAGCGCTACAAgtaggaggaaaaatatgtatttgttttggtgtgaactgtccctttaacatatCAAACGGCCTTAGGACGAGCACAAAACTGGacactgttattttttgttaatttccAGGCTGCAAGGTCATACTTAATACTGGCCCAGTGGTAGGTCCTCATCTCCAAAAAGCGGCAGACAGTCATGCCAAGCCAGATGCCTCCTCCATTACACAGCAGAATGTCCAGAATCACCTGGTCCCACCAGCACTCAGCAAAGTTAGGCAGCAAATGCATGAAGAACAGCTGAACAGAAGATTAGAAGGCTGTGAGAGTCTGTACCATATCAGAAAAGCTTTTCAGCCTTCAACAATATCAATATGTTACATAAAATTACCAAGAAAACCCCAAAACTCATCAATTTTCACCAGATAAACCAGTTACATCACCAGCTTAGTACACCGTAAAATGTCTCCATtataaaaagaaagagacagagggagacacagGCAGCCAGAGAGAAAGTGATACACCACAGGACATTAAGTGTGTAAAAACCCTTATCTGTTTTTCCTCATACCTCAGTAAGCTCCCAGGTAATACTGATGGTCCAGCAGAGGCCATAGCTTCGAATGAGCAGGGCCTTCATACCCCAGCCCCAGAAATGGCTGaatgcaaaaatgtcaaaatggcTCAGGATTCTCTCCCAGGTTATGACGTGGCAGTTCACAGCATATTCCTGTGGAGAGCAGCAAAGATAGCCTCATTACAATGATTGATAATCCCCTGGTAGTGAGCTCAACTGGTGCATGTTAATCAATCTGAAAGTTATTTTCTGTGTAAGCCTGCATCACTCACCATTatgtctgcctctctcttgGCGTAACGCAGGTTTGGGTCCAACCAATACATTAGCTGCTTCACCTGCTGCCAGTTGAGGAAGATGATTAAAACCAGGAACAGGAAGTAGAGGACACTCAGACCTTAACAGCAGagagatatgacattgagaaGGGATATCTAAGGCccacacaaaaacagtttcaacCTTGGAGACTTGTAGCAATACTCACCAAAAACTATTCGCCATATTGCTGGATGTGGTCTGGTGAATGGACCTAAAGTGAGGCACATACAGACACTATGTCAAAGATATAATACAACAAGTGATGGACTGGACACGGTTTGTCATTATGCCTAAACAAATAAACCACTTTTCCTTCGCATTGTTATTTTGCATATACTGCTCATAATCTTGGACAGTTTTGCTTCCTTGTGTACACTGTTAGATGTTATTTAAGGCTTTGAGAAGGAGTAAAAATCCCTACTGTGAGATATGACTAACAATAGTAACCAAAAATAACACTGCATGCTGTcagaaaaagagacagcattacaccagtgctaggatccctgcactggctacctATCGaatacaggattgattttaaggttctttcatttgtttttaaagccatacaTGGGCTGGCACCCCAGTATATTGCTGAACTTCTCTGCCCCTACTCCAGCTTCCGACCTCTTAGCTCCTCAGAACAATCTCTCAGATTAGTCTTTTTACTGTCCAGCGATCGAGGCTGGTGGGTAAGGGAGACCATGCCTTTGCggtagctgctccaaagctttggaaTAGCCTTCCGCTCTCAATCAAATGCTCCCCCTCCACTGACCCTTATAAGACAAACcttaaaacaacagcagcaggagcactgccagagccctacagaatgccctccagcaggctactggtgtgcatgtttctggccaaactgtcagaaacagactccatgaggggtGGCTTAAGGGCCTATACTCACAGTCGAGCACCGTGCAGCTTAACTGGCAttcgccagagaacaccagaatttgGCGATCCGTCATTGGTActctgttctcttcacagatgagagcaggttcacactgagcacacgtgacaggtgtgaaagagtTTGGAGATGCCGTGGTGAacattatgctgcctgtaacatcatccagcttGACCAGTTTGGCAGTGGGtgagtgatggtctggggagacATAGATCTCCATGTCATATCCAGTGGTACACtaactgctgttaggtaccaggatgaaatgggccctgggttcctcctggtacaggacaatgcctggcctcatgtggccagagtgtgtgggcagttcctggatgacgaaggcattgatgctaCTGACTGTCCCTCTCttttcccctgacctaaatccaattgaccacctatgggacgttatgtatcgTGCATTCGATGCCgccaagtaccaccacagactgttcaggagctcactgatgccctgatccaggtctgggaggagatcacTCAgggactcatcaggagcatgttttcaatggcctttggctgtttgtagtggttttattctgttttatatttgtgtacatttatattgctatatatttgtATGTCATTCCTTTATTTTGTATAGCACTTTGGtcagctgcagttgtttttaaatgtgctatatgaatatacttgatttgatttaatgGTGACAGAGCTGAATGACAAATCAAATTTTCTTTCTACAGTCTATTTACTCTTCTCATAATGACTTCCATGTTAAAGCTAAGAGTTTCATGTAAAGCAGTCACTGTTATTTACTGTGCTAACATATGGTCGTGTGTGAAGCACCTTCAGGCTAACTGTAATTAAGAGCTATGCAAACACACTTAACTAAACTAAATAACCATTTCAGTAGCCTTTTTTTGCTCACCATTAGGAAATGCCAAAACACTGATGACAAGGAAGAAGGAGATGACCAGGATGAGCCCCACCCAGAGATTACTGTCTGGATTCCCATCATCTCTGCAGACAGGGTAAACACACATTTCCCAAACACACAGTTAATATCACCAGTGATGCTGTGGTATATGTTAAACAGACACTTTTACATGTAGTCTATGCGTTATATCCCCTACACATCTGTAATGAAGTGAACAGCAGCTGGCAAAGACATAAAGCTTACATTATATTACATATATTGTGGttttaaaagcagaaaatcTGTGTAAATATGACGTTATGACCCGTTTCCATGCTAGTT
This DNA window, taken from Epinephelus moara isolate mb chromosome 6, YSFRI_EMoa_1.0, whole genome shotgun sequence, encodes the following:
- the ptdss1a gene encoding phosphatidylserine synthase 1 isoform X2; this encodes MASVYSGSHTLSKDDVNYRMHFRMINEQQVEDITIDFFYRPHTITLLTCTVLSLMYFAFTRDDGNPDSNLWVGLILVISFFLVISVLAFPNGPFTRPHPAIWRIVFGLSVLYFLFLVLIIFLNWQQVKQLMYWLDPNLRYAKREADIMEYAVNCHVITWERILSHFDIFAFSHFWGWGMKALLIRSYGLCWTISITWELTELFFMHLLPNFAECWWDQVILDILLCNGGGIWLGMTVCRFLEMRTYHWASIKDIHTTTGKIKRAVLQFTPASWTYVRWLDPKSSLQRVTGVYLFMIIWQLTELNTFFLKHIFIFPASHALSWCRILFIGIITAPTVRQYYAYLTDTQCKRVGTQCWVFGAIAFLEALACIKFGQDLFSKTQILYVILWLLCLAFITFLCLYGMVWYAENYGPREKSLSECEDSNYAESADHVSEGFKEDTDVEDDSPTTRRRVKGSGTTKPINGLDSQ
- the ptdss1a gene encoding phosphatidylserine synthase 1 isoform X1 codes for the protein MASVYSGSHTLSKDDVNYRMHFRMINEQQVEDITIDFFYRPHTITLLTCTVLSLMYFAFTRDDGNPDSNLWVGLILVISFFLVISVLAFPNGPFTRPHPAIWRIVFGLSVLYFLFLVLIIFLNWQQVKQLMYWLDPNLRYAKREADIMEYAVNCHVITWERILSHFDIFAFSHFWGWGMKALLIRSYGLCWTISITWELTELFFMHLLPNFAECWWDQVILDILLCNGGGIWLGMTVCRFLEMRTYHWASIKDIHTTTGKIKRAVLQFTPASWTYVRWLDPKSSLQRVTGVYLFMIIWQLTELNTFFLKHIFIFPASHALSWCRILFIGIITAPTVRQYYAYLTDTQCKRVGTQCWVFGAIAFLEALACIKFGQDLFSKTQILYVILWLLCLAFITFLCLYGMVWYAENYGPREKSLSECEDSNYAESADHVSEGFKVFDPHVSEDTDVEDDSPTTRRRVKGSGTTKPINGLDSQ